AGGGCATCCTTATGCAAGTAGATGTACCTATAAGTCCCGGATCCGAAGACCTGCTTTATCTCTATGAACTTCCTCACGCCTATCTCCTTCGATTTCCTGGCTACCGCTACTTCCTTACCGAATATAGAGGCTATCTGATATGCTACGGGTATCCCATCGGTCTCTATCGTTAGCACTCTGTCTATCTTCACGGAGTTCATCCTCTCATACTCCGATAAAATGATATATTTTAGAAGAACCGGATCATATATTATAAAACTGTTATCCACTACACCGAACTCATCAACTATAATTCTATTCTTCACTTCCATTATTAGGTATTTTTTCTTGAGGAGATTGAAGATAGAGCGGGCTATCTCGAGTCCGGGGATGACGTGTCCATTCACGTACCTACTCAGAGCGGTAGGTGGTATATTCAGCATGGATGATAGCTCCTTGTAGGGCATCATCGTCTTGAGTATCCTCAGGGCTTCGATGGAGTTGAGCCTGTACATCAACTCCTCAAATTTCTTCAACTACCTGGCCCCCGCTCAATCCCC
The sequence above is drawn from the Candidatus Korarchaeum cryptofilum OPF8 genome and encodes:
- a CDS encoding phosphoribosyltransferase family protein, with the translated sequence MKKFEELMYRLNSIEALRILKTMMPYKELSSMLNIPPTALSRYVNGHVIPGLEIARSIFNLLKKKYLIMEVKNRIIVDEFGVVDNSFIIYDPVLLKYIILSEYERMNSVKIDRVLTIETDGIPVAYQIASIFGKEVAVARKSKEIGVRKFIEIKQVFGSGTYRYIYLHKDALRRGEYVLLADDIIRTGAAMRALMNLCREARANVSGIFTVISIGKMRERLEEEFGVPVISFMELAEAAPRHL